Proteins from a single region of Crassaminicella profunda:
- a CDS encoding PQQ-binding-like beta-propeller repeat protein: MKYCSECGSKLYDNAKFCGECGTKIEVAESVYKKQTENVNQPTYEQQYNVIEEDNEREKGKKKKHKIIPVAIVVFILFIGGLMFLGSDDHEVIGEDKSNTFTDHNNTTSTINQNDELEDNSHVIDGNTDNVLIETIAVGKNRNDDGRIKLNVLGLTNKEELDKTDRITEEMILWEHIEYMPEGELTEMDPISKGVLTAQKNVMVEIRGTLYCFQGDTGNILWKKDLKGSGAEIACADNGLIFVSCYYGDFLKCFSSKGELLWTVKESEKFYWANGVTIKGDMVYVHFGEEDKIAKFDMNGNFIAYAEKASSDGNTSGSEDKEKAIRFSDKGFEKAIRDIYGFGDKTITANDLEEKTILDLKKSEYQDEIKSLDDLKYFKNLKKIRINGEMDNRIQVTANLSVLKELKDLKYVSFCGVTLEGDLRDLTCFDVERLYIEGTNVTGDISHFSNFKKLKSLGLSYSQITGDVKYLSNLTEMETLYLHFSDIYGDIKNLRGLKNLIRLNVRDSNIEGNLESIEHIDLQDFHYQNSKVK; this comes from the coding sequence ATGAAATATTGTAGCGAATGTGGAAGTAAGCTTTATGATAATGCAAAATTTTGTGGTGAATGTGGAACGAAAATCGAGGTAGCAGAAAGTGTGTATAAGAAACAAACAGAAAATGTTAATCAACCTACTTATGAGCAACAATATAATGTAATTGAGGAAGATAATGAAAGAGAAAAGGGTAAAAAGAAAAAACATAAAATTATCCCAGTGGCTATAGTAGTATTTATTTTATTTATTGGGGGTTTGATGTTTTTAGGTAGTGATGATCATGAGGTTATAGGTGAAGATAAAAGTAATACATTTACTGATCATAACAATACTACAAGCACTATTAATCAAAATGATGAATTAGAGGATAATAGTCATGTAATAGATGGAAATACTGATAACGTCCTTATCGAAACGATTGCTGTAGGGAAAAACAGAAATGACGATGGTAGGATTAAATTGAATGTTTTAGGACTTACCAATAAAGAAGAACTAGATAAAACAGATAGGATAACAGAAGAGATGATCCTTTGGGAGCATATTGAGTATATGCCAGAGGGTGAACTAACAGAGATGGATCCAATATCTAAAGGAGTATTAACAGCTCAAAAGAATGTAATGGTGGAGATAAGAGGAACATTATATTGTTTTCAGGGTGATACAGGGAATATCTTATGGAAAAAGGATTTAAAGGGTAGTGGAGCTGAAATTGCCTGTGCTGATAATGGTCTAATCTTTGTATCCTGTTATTATGGTGATTTCTTAAAATGCTTCTCATCCAAAGGAGAGCTTTTGTGGACGGTTAAAGAGTCGGAAAAGTTTTATTGGGCAAATGGTGTAACTATCAAAGGTGATATGGTTTATGTACATTTTGGTGAAGAAGATAAAATTGCTAAATTTGATATGAATGGTAATTTTATAGCCTATGCTGAAAAAGCATCTTCTGATGGCAATACAAGTGGTAGTGAAGATAAAGAAAAGGCTATAAGATTTAGTGATAAAGGCTTTGAAAAAGCCATTAGGGATATCTACGGATTTGGAGATAAGACAATAACAGCTAATGATCTTGAAGAAAAGACGATATTAGATTTGAAAAAGAGCGAATATCAGGATGAGATAAAAAGTTTAGATGATTTAAAATACTTTAAGAACTTAAAAAAGATAAGAATCAATGGGGAAATGGATAATAGAATACAGGTAACGGCAAATCTTTCTGTTTTAAAAGAGTTAAAGGATCTAAAGTACGTGAGTTTTTGCGGCGTGACTCTTGAAGGCGATCTTAGGGATCTTACTTGTTTTGATGTTGAAAGGCTTTATATCGAAGGAACTAATGTGACAGGGGATATAAGTCATTTTAGTAATTTTAAAAAACTAAAGAGTCTAGGGTTAAGTTATAGCCAAATAACAGGAGATGTAAAATATCTTAGCAATTTAACGGAAATGGAAACTTTATATCTTCATTTTTCTGATATTTACGGTGATATTAAAAACTTAAGAGGATTGAAAAATTTAATCAGATTAAATGTAAGAGATAGTAATATTGAAGGGAATCTAGAAAGTATTGAACATATTGATTTGCAAGATTTTCATTACCAAAATTCTAAAGTGAAGTAA
- a CDS encoding ankyrin repeat domain-containing protein yields the protein MDFIILILIILAFVQGFLVSRKWSKIAYKEDLAKVNELMGYIDRREFDLTDDEGKNPLMIACSSHFFKNKGNEFTYNDVVKNAISKGININQKCLKEGKTALVYAIKNNHGDETVKLLLRAGADVNIVDDHGRTALFDAIKYGKYSMIKDQVSNVNHKNNYGITPLMIAAFNMEFDVIDDLINRGANAKLTNISGENSFDVAVKNMKKHIRIAIESENLDEGGKPRNITTSQDVLDAQKHNYKVREMVRKLECIVNDIEYRPKEFKRPFLNTRKAN from the coding sequence ATGGATTTTATTATTTTAATACTGATTATATTAGCTTTTGTTCAAGGATTTCTTGTTTCTAGAAAATGGAGTAAAATAGCTTATAAAGAAGATCTTGCTAAAGTCAATGAACTTATGGGATACATTGATAGACGTGAATTTGATTTGACAGATGATGAGGGTAAAAACCCTTTAATGATTGCTTGTTCATCTCACTTTTTTAAGAATAAGGGGAATGAATTTACCTATAACGATGTAGTAAAAAATGCGATATCAAAAGGTATAAATATAAATCAGAAATGTTTAAAAGAAGGTAAAACTGCACTTGTTTATGCAATAAAAAATAATCATGGAGATGAAACCGTAAAACTACTATTAAGAGCAGGAGCAGACGTTAATATAGTAGATGATCATGGGAGAACAGCATTATTTGATGCTATAAAGTATGGTAAATATAGTATGATAAAGGATCAAGTATCTAATGTAAATCATAAGAATAATTATGGAATTACTCCCCTTATGATAGCTGCCTTTAATATGGAATTTGATGTAATAGATGATCTTATTAATAGAGGTGCAAATGCTAAATTAACGAATATTTCTGGCGAAAATTCTTTTGATGTTGCTGTGAAAAATATGAAAAAGCATATAAGAATAGCTATTGAGAGTGAAAACTTAGATGAAGGAGGAAAACCAAGAAATATTACTACAAGCCAAGATGTTTTAGATGCTCAGAAGCATAATTACAAAGTAAGGGAAATGGTTAGAAAACTTGAGTGTATAGTAAATGATATAGAATATAGACCTAAAGAGTTTAAAAGACCTTTTTTAAATACAAGAAAGGCTAATTAG
- a CDS encoding response regulator transcription factor, translated as MKRIYLVEDEKPLTNLLVSYLIDAKYHVKTFDNGLDAKNAILEKPDLWVLDIMLPGMDGYALIKEIKNNTPQIPVIFMSARSAELDRVIGLEMGSDDYLPKPFLPRELVLRVNRLLKTRQKKQGAAIVPLGPYLFHRQRRIIIMEHEEISLTVKEYDILEFLIDNRGNAISRTNIIDVVWGTDYFGSERVVDDTLRRLRKKIPKLPLETVYGYGYILNVE; from the coding sequence ATGAAACGAATATATTTAGTTGAAGATGAAAAACCCCTAACCAATTTATTAGTATCTTATCTGATAGATGCTAAGTACCATGTCAAGACCTTTGATAATGGATTAGATGCAAAGAATGCTATTTTAGAAAAACCTGACCTATGGGTACTTGATATTATGCTTCCTGGTATGGATGGATATGCCTTAATTAAAGAGATTAAGAATAATACCCCTCAAATCCCTGTCATATTCATGTCCGCTAGAAGTGCAGAACTAGATCGTGTAATTGGTCTTGAGATGGGAAGTGATGACTATTTACCGAAGCCATTCCTTCCTAGAGAATTGGTCTTAAGGGTAAATCGCCTTTTAAAGACAAGGCAGAAGAAACAAGGTGCAGCAATAGTTCCACTAGGTCCTTATTTATTCCATAGACAAAGAAGGATAATCATCATGGAGCATGAAGAAATATCCCTAACAGTAAAGGAATATGATATTTTGGAATTCCTTATAGATAACCGTGGTAATGCAATAAGTAGAACAAACATAATCGATGTGGTTTGGGGAACCGACTATTTTGGATCTGAACGGGTAGTAGATGACACACTTAGACGTCTTAGAAAAAAAATTCCCAAACTCCCCTTAGAAACGGTCTATGGCTACGGTTATATACTGAACGTGGAGTGA
- a CDS encoding FMN-binding protein, protein MKKIQKYRLVVQILCLVLTIFGFFTNFKATLLLILGLTLLSGVFYCGWICPYGFIQDLFSRVGRLLGIKKKKMPIFIQKVLVFSRYILLALVSLIGSDLIFNIMSFDPRINFEKLLLSDIGTIGSITVMLFFVFIALFFDRPFCNYFCFEGAKFGLMSHFRVFTIKRDKSTCVNCKKCDMTCPMNIEVSKCTNLRSPQCINCFKCISSCPVKGTLTYGKANMIQREKKKYLAMLISVFVLIGAFLVYNIYNGTNPLNLENKHLSESTSDKTMLGETASSKSNEFTVISEEDSKSLGDGAGIADGIYTGKSEGFRGPMTVQVTVKNEHIIAVEVIEHRDDRKWFNRANNVIPDKIVNKQNADVNAVSGATYSSRGIIDGVKNALKKQNK, encoded by the coding sequence ATGAAGAAAATTCAAAAATATCGTTTAGTGGTTCAAATTCTATGTTTAGTTCTTACAATATTTGGATTTTTTACTAATTTTAAAGCAACATTATTACTGATTCTTGGTTTGACACTTTTATCTGGTGTATTTTATTGTGGTTGGATCTGTCCATATGGGTTTATACAAGATCTATTCAGTAGGGTAGGACGATTATTAGGTATTAAAAAGAAAAAAATGCCCATATTTATTCAAAAAGTATTGGTATTCAGTAGATATATACTATTAGCTCTTGTTTCTCTCATTGGGTCAGATTTGATTTTTAATATTATGTCATTTGATCCTAGAATAAATTTTGAGAAATTATTATTAAGTGATATAGGTACAATTGGTTCTATTACAGTCATGTTATTCTTTGTATTCATTGCTTTATTCTTTGATAGACCATTCTGTAATTACTTCTGCTTTGAAGGAGCCAAGTTTGGTTTGATGAGTCATTTTAGAGTTTTTACAATCAAAAGAGATAAATCTACATGTGTGAACTGTAAGAAATGCGATATGACTTGTCCTATGAATATTGAAGTATCAAAATGTACTAACTTAAGATCCCCTCAATGTATTAACTGCTTTAAATGTATTTCTAGCTGCCCTGTAAAAGGTACGCTTACTTATGGTAAAGCCAATATGATTCAGCGAGAAAAGAAAAAATATTTAGCTATGCTTATCAGTGTATTCGTATTAATTGGAGCTTTCCTAGTATATAATATCTATAATGGAACTAATCCTTTAAATCTTGAAAACAAACATCTTTCTGAATCTACTTCTGATAAAACTATGCTAGGTGAAACTGCATCCTCAAAATCAAATGAATTTACAGTGATTTCTGAAGAAGATTCTAAAAGTTTAGGAGATGGAGCAGGTATTGCCGACGGCATATACACAGGCAAAAGTGAAGGGTTTAGAGGTCCAATGACTGTACAAGTAACAGTAAAGAATGAACATATTATAGCAGTAGAAGTCATAGAACACCGTGATGATAGAAAATGGTTTAATCGGGCAAATAATGTTATCCCTGATAAAATTGTTAATAAACAAAATGCTGATGTTAATGCGGTAAGTGGTGCAACCTATTCATCTAGGGGTATTATAGATGGTGTTAAGAATGCGTTGAAAAAACAAAATAAATAA